A DNA window from Selenomonas sp. oral taxon 126 contains the following coding sequences:
- a CDS encoding flagellar hook-basal body complex protein, protein MMRSMFSGVSGLKGHQTRMDVVGNNIANVNTTGFKASRVTFADMISQNLSGASGPDGTIGGVNPKQIGLGMGVASTDLIYTNGSVQQTGKNTDVAISRGDGLFVVSKGEQKYYTRNGAFTFDAQGNLTLSGTGMYVQGYMANNGQVTPSGENTTKIQIPAGKSMEAKSTISASYTKNLNATTQGYEVANTLVRYADGTSGTTNNYAPTEAGKLVLTTDKGKKFYIASSAPNQNVGAPPNGVLYKSKITSVTASATGKVDAELSLDPNNSSSPKAISGVTVPVVRTGTTSLDSGTYAYGDAYNISGKIKSIHSITGTSDVELELEADNTISPGATGIKVTVPKPTSFTYKVGDTYTGQLKITKLKPLAGATVTTADGNSAVLSAPMATAITSSSAEYEHTGNAADGNITAITRESTYEFGGKRVSSVALNTKSGASIAGLIGKEYNRGDTFYPSVTTLVTVYDSLGAAHSIPVVFTKAANNKWTMSLGTGGDTYSIPEKDGTTTNVTLTKSELTFDSTGAYLSGSAALNLTYGNGASPQQVSMNLAAVTQYSGTSTVSATSDGNAAGTLSSVSIDSSGVITGTYTNNVRRVEAQIAMAQFNNPSGLTKMGGNLYQESNNSGTRTVSGASDIGTELTTSALEMSNVDIADQFSDMIITQRGFQSNSKIITVSDEMLETLINMKR, encoded by the coding sequence ATGATGCGTTCCATGTTCTCGGGTGTATCGGGACTCAAGGGTCACCAGACCCGCATGGATGTCGTCGGCAACAACATTGCGAACGTCAACACCACAGGATTTAAGGCGAGCCGCGTCACGTTTGCGGATATGATCTCGCAGAACCTCTCGGGAGCGTCCGGACCGGACGGTACGATTGGCGGTGTGAACCCGAAGCAGATCGGTCTCGGCATGGGCGTTGCGAGCACCGACCTGATCTATACGAACGGCTCTGTGCAGCAGACGGGCAAGAATACGGACGTCGCCATCTCGCGCGGTGACGGACTTTTCGTCGTCTCGAAGGGCGAGCAGAAATATTACACGCGCAACGGTGCGTTTACGTTTGACGCACAGGGCAACCTCACGCTCTCGGGCACAGGTATGTATGTGCAGGGCTATATGGCGAACAACGGTCAGGTGACACCCTCGGGTGAGAACACGACGAAGATCCAGATTCCTGCGGGCAAGTCGATGGAGGCAAAGTCCACGATCTCGGCCTCCTATACGAAGAATCTCAATGCAACCACACAGGGCTATGAGGTTGCGAATACCCTTGTGCGCTATGCGGACGGTACGTCCGGCACAACGAACAACTATGCGCCGACCGAGGCTGGAAAGCTTGTCCTGACGACGGACAAGGGGAAGAAATTCTACATTGCATCCAGCGCACCAAATCAGAATGTCGGTGCTCCCCCGAATGGTGTGCTCTACAAGTCTAAGATCACCAGTGTTACGGCGAGTGCGACGGGCAAGGTCGATGCGGAGCTCAGTCTTGATCCGAACAACTCTTCCAGTCCGAAGGCAATCTCAGGCGTAACCGTGCCGGTCGTCCGTACAGGTACAACATCACTGGATTCGGGAACGTATGCCTATGGGGATGCATACAATATCAGCGGTAAGATTAAATCCATCCACAGCATTACGGGTACCTCCGATGTCGAGTTGGAACTTGAGGCGGACAACACGATCAGTCCGGGAGCAACCGGGATTAAAGTGACCGTTCCGAAACCGACGAGCTTCACCTACAAGGTCGGCGACACCTATACGGGACAGCTCAAGATAACGAAGCTGAAACCGCTGGCAGGAGCGACGGTCACGACGGCGGACGGCAACAGTGCTGTGCTCTCTGCTCCGATGGCGACGGCGATTACCAGTTCATCAGCTGAGTATGAACACACGGGTAATGCTGCGGATGGCAATATTACGGCGATTACGCGTGAGTCCACCTACGAGTTCGGCGGCAAGAGGGTTTCTTCGGTTGCGCTGAACACGAAGTCGGGCGCGTCCATTGCAGGCCTTATCGGCAAGGAGTACAACCGCGGCGATACGTTCTACCCGTCTGTGACGACCCTCGTCACCGTCTATGACTCGCTCGGGGCGGCACACTCCATCCCCGTGGTCTTTACGAAGGCGGCGAACAACAAGTGGACGATGTCGCTCGGTACGGGCGGCGATACATACAGTATCCCCGAGAAGGACGGCACGACGACGAATGTGACGCTCACCAAGAGCGAGCTTACCTTTGACTCGACGGGTGCCTATCTCAGTGGTTCCGCCGCGCTGAACCTCACCTATGGAAACGGCGCGTCGCCGCAACAGGTCAGTATGAATCTCGCGGCGGTCACGCAGTATTCGGGGACATCCACGGTCTCGGCGACCTCGGACGGCAATGCGGCGGGCACGCTTTCGAGCGTTTCCATCGACAGCTCGGGTGTCATCACGGGGACGTACACGAACAACGTCCGCCGCGTCGAGGCACAGATTGCGATGGCGCAGTTCAACAACCCCTCGGGTCTGACGAAGATGGGCGGCAACCTCTATCAGGAGTCGAACAACTCCGGCACGCGCACGGTCAGCGGCGCCTCCGACATCGGCACGGAGCTGACGACCTCCGCGCTTGAGATGTCGAACGTGGACATCGCCGATCAGTTCTCCGATATGATCATCACACAGCGCGGCTTCCAGTCGAACTCGAAGATCATCACCGTATCGGACGAGATGCTCGAGACACTGATCAACATGAAGCGGTAG
- a CDS encoding anaerobic C4-dicarboxylate transporter — protein MEMLLGFIVLLACLIVGVRHGGLGLAVISGFGLVIYTFGFGYQPGKPPVDVMLIILAVVTCAGFLQTSGGLTVMLKYAEKFLRNNPKHVTILAPLTTWFLTVLCGTGHVVYTMFPIIYDIAIKQGIRPERPMAVSSVASQMGICASPVSVAVVSMVAFLSASGHEFTVFQVLSVSIPATGLGVLFAALWSYRRGKDLEQDERFQEFIRDPENKKYVYGDAETLLDKELPTEYYRAMFIFFAGIIAIAVLGNFPELLPKFAPSPDAAPKAISMVVVIQMVMLLVGAVILVSCKVKAKDVGNSQVFRSGVVALVSVYGVAWMADTYFMNHIGFLKEFLGSAVQSYPWAYAVLAFLTSKLVNSQGAAIAIVVPMAINVGMDPILVLSFISACYGYFFLPTYPSDLACIGFDRSGTTRIGKYILNHSFMIPGLIGVTSGCCVGYVIAHLIF, from the coding sequence ATGGAAATGCTGTTGGGCTTTATCGTCCTGCTCGCCTGCCTGATTGTCGGCGTGCGGCACGGCGGCCTCGGGCTCGCTGTCATCAGCGGGTTCGGTCTCGTGATCTACACGTTCGGCTTCGGCTATCAGCCGGGCAAGCCGCCGGTCGATGTCATGCTCATCATCCTCGCGGTGGTGACGTGCGCGGGCTTCCTGCAGACCTCAGGCGGACTCACGGTCATGCTCAAATACGCGGAGAAGTTCCTGCGCAACAACCCGAAGCATGTCACGATCCTCGCGCCTCTGACGACGTGGTTTCTGACGGTGCTCTGCGGCACGGGTCACGTTGTCTACACGATGTTCCCGATCATCTACGATATCGCGATTAAGCAGGGCATTCGTCCCGAGCGTCCGATGGCGGTTTCGTCCGTTGCCTCGCAGATGGGTATCTGCGCCTCGCCCGTGTCGGTGGCTGTCGTCTCAATGGTTGCGTTCCTCTCTGCCTCGGGGCATGAGTTCACCGTGTTCCAGGTGCTCTCGGTCTCCATTCCTGCGACGGGGCTTGGCGTGCTCTTTGCGGCGCTCTGGAGCTATCGCCGCGGCAAGGATCTCGAGCAGGATGAGCGGTTCCAGGAGTTCATCCGTGATCCCGAGAACAAGAAGTATGTCTATGGCGATGCGGAGACGCTGCTCGACAAGGAACTGCCGACGGAGTATTACCGTGCGATGTTCATCTTCTTCGCGGGCATTATTGCGATTGCGGTGCTCGGCAATTTCCCCGAGCTGCTGCCGAAGTTCGCGCCGAGTCCGGACGCTGCGCCGAAGGCAATCTCGATGGTCGTCGTCATCCAGATGGTGATGCTGCTCGTAGGTGCGGTCATTCTCGTCAGCTGCAAGGTCAAGGCGAAGGATGTCGGCAACTCACAGGTGTTCCGCTCGGGCGTTGTGGCACTCGTCTCGGTCTACGGCGTTGCGTGGATGGCGGACACGTACTTCATGAATCACATCGGCTTCCTCAAGGAGTTCCTCGGTTCTGCGGTGCAGAGCTATCCGTGGGCATACGCCGTCCTCGCGTTCCTCACGTCGAAGCTCGTGAACTCGCAGGGCGCGGCGATTGCGATTGTCGTGCCGATGGCGATCAATGTGGGCATGGACCCGATCCTCGTGCTCTCGTTCATCTCGGCATGCTACGGTTACTTCTTCCTGCCGACGTATCCCTCCGATCTCGCGTGCATCGGGTTTGACCGCTCGGGCACGACGCGCATCGGCAAGTATATCCTGAACCACTCGTTCATGATACCGGGTCTGATCGGCGTCACATCCGGCTGCTGTGTCGGCTACGTGATTGCGCATCTGATTTTCTGA
- a CDS encoding LysR family transcriptional regulator translates to MELRQLEYFQMASRLKNITRAAERLRVSQPNITVAIKKLEAELGIQLFDRSQKQLSLTPEGAVFLGRVEVALRNIQDAVLEVNDYKQLQKGTIKIGIPPMMGAYLFPRIFSSFQRRYSHLDVYLHEEGSVAIREQLERDELDFGIIIIPDTSPNLQLLPMARSQIVCCVPEDSDLAARKAVTLQDIEERNLIMLKEGSFLRQTMLQKMKAASITPNIVLESNQVVTIMGLVASGVGNAFLLDMIARDTPGIRAIPLASPVYVDVGLAWKRDRYISRAAQSFIEFSKDILSHQTDRTML, encoded by the coding sequence ATGGAACTACGGCAGTTGGAATATTTCCAAATGGCGAGCCGTCTGAAGAACATCACGCGCGCCGCCGAACGCCTCCGCGTCTCCCAGCCGAATATCACCGTTGCAATCAAGAAGCTCGAGGCCGAGCTCGGCATACAGCTCTTTGACCGCAGCCAAAAGCAGCTCTCACTGACCCCCGAGGGCGCGGTCTTCCTCGGACGTGTCGAGGTCGCCCTGCGCAACATACAGGACGCCGTGCTCGAGGTCAACGACTACAAGCAGCTGCAGAAGGGCACGATCAAGATCGGCATCCCTCCAATGATGGGCGCATACCTCTTCCCGAGGATCTTCTCGAGCTTTCAGCGCCGCTACTCGCATCTCGACGTGTACCTGCACGAAGAGGGCTCCGTTGCGATCCGCGAGCAGCTCGAGCGCGACGAGCTGGACTTCGGCATCATCATCATCCCTGACACCTCGCCGAACCTCCAGCTCCTCCCCATGGCGCGCAGCCAGATCGTCTGCTGCGTCCCCGAGGACAGCGACCTCGCCGCACGCAAGGCGGTCACCCTGCAGGATATCGAGGAGCGCAACCTCATCATGCTCAAGGAGGGTTCGTTCCTCCGCCAGACCATGCTGCAAAAGATGAAGGCGGCGAGCATCACGCCGAACATCGTGCTCGAGTCGAATCAGGTCGTCACCATCATGGGGCTCGTCGCGAGCGGCGTCGGCAACGCCTTCCTGCTCGACATGATCGCGCGCGACACACCCGGCATCCGCGCCATCCCCCTTGCCTCGCCCGTATACGTCGACGTCGGACTCGCGTGGAAACGCGACCGCTATATCTCCCGCGCCGCACAGTCCTTCATCGAATTCAGCAAAGACATCCTCAGCCATCAGACAGATCGTACGATGCTCTGA
- the motA gene encoding flagellar motor stator protein MotA, whose product MGAFALEKSTVIGIIMGIISIFVGMILKGAPLTALNNPAAFLIIIGGTFSCLFIGFRMEQLGNFVNLIKKTCQVPQLQEKGQLVQQFIELSQIARREGILALESKAQEIQDPFFRTGLGMVIDGMDPDFVGDVLDAELAIMQERHAEGRSMFTQAGTYAPTLGVLGAVVGLIAALGNLNDIDKLGHSIAAAFVATILGIFTGYVLWMPFANKLKIMSEQEVSQKRMIIEGILSLQAGDSPTAIEAKLMVFIPQTEREALKGDG is encoded by the coding sequence ATGGGGGCTTTTGCTTTGGAAAAATCAACGGTCATCGGGATTATAATGGGGATTATCTCGATCTTTGTTGGTATGATCTTGAAGGGGGCGCCGCTCACGGCGCTCAACAACCCGGCTGCGTTCCTGATCATCATTGGCGGTACGTTCTCGTGCCTGTTCATTGGGTTCCGCATGGAGCAGCTCGGGAACTTTGTCAACCTGATTAAGAAGACATGCCAAGTCCCGCAGCTCCAAGAGAAGGGGCAGCTCGTGCAGCAGTTCATCGAGCTGTCGCAGATTGCGCGTCGAGAGGGTATCCTCGCCCTCGAGAGCAAGGCGCAGGAGATTCAGGATCCGTTCTTCCGCACGGGTCTCGGCATGGTGATCGACGGCATGGATCCGGACTTCGTGGGCGATGTTCTGGATGCAGAGCTCGCGATTATGCAGGAGCGTCACGCCGAGGGGCGTTCGATGTTCACGCAGGCGGGCACGTACGCACCGACGCTGGGCGTTCTGGGCGCCGTTGTCGGTCTGATCGCGGCGCTGGGCAACCTGAACGATATCGACAAGCTCGGTCACTCGATCGCGGCTGCGTTCGTTGCGACGATTCTGGGTATCTTTACGGGATATGTTCTCTGGATGCCGTTTGCGAACAAGCTCAAGATCATGTCGGAGCAGGAAGTCAGTCAGAAGCGCATGATTATCGAGGGTATTCTCTCGCTGCAGGCGGGCGACTCCCCGACGGCGATCGAGGCGAAGCTCATGGTCTTTATCCCGCAGACGGAGCGCGAGGCTCTGAAGGGAGACGGCTGA
- a CDS encoding flagellar motor protein MotB: MARKKHAKPHEEEAGEAWLLPYSDLMTLLLALFIALFAMSQTDASKMQALAQAFTAAFNMGGPSFFSGMGPSTSINSATTTGQDNANNAYMQENQNLREAQEKIEQYVKENNLQDQVSTELSEEGLMIRLKEKALFASGSAALEGQADQIVPVIAGLLASLPERVTISGHTDNVPISTAQFPSNWELSSARAVSLMRGLMGAQPSLNPARFSALGYSEYRPIASNDTDEGRAQNRRVEVFIARSMRFSQEDSISASDGRVTTSANAPSATMPTATGQTSPAGTAPMGAEQRPAPSTPGLVPTPLQH, translated from the coding sequence ATGGCGAGAAAGAAGCACGCGAAACCCCATGAGGAGGAAGCGGGCGAGGCCTGGCTCCTGCCCTATTCCGATCTGATGACGCTGCTGCTCGCCCTCTTCATTGCTCTGTTCGCAATGTCGCAGACGGATGCCTCGAAGATGCAGGCACTCGCACAGGCGTTTACGGCGGCATTCAATATGGGAGGTCCGTCGTTCTTCTCCGGCATGGGACCGTCGACGTCGATCAACTCTGCAACAACCACGGGTCAGGACAATGCGAACAATGCCTATATGCAGGAGAATCAAAATCTGCGTGAGGCGCAGGAGAAGATCGAGCAGTATGTAAAGGAAAACAATCTGCAGGATCAGGTATCGACGGAGCTGTCCGAAGAGGGGCTGATGATCCGACTGAAGGAGAAGGCACTCTTCGCCTCCGGCTCGGCGGCACTCGAAGGGCAGGCGGATCAGATTGTGCCCGTAATCGCAGGGCTTCTCGCGTCGCTCCCCGAGCGCGTGACGATCTCCGGACATACGGATAATGTGCCGATCTCTACGGCGCAGTTCCCGTCGAACTGGGAGCTGAGTTCCGCGCGCGCGGTGAGTCTCATGCGCGGTCTGATGGGTGCACAGCCGTCACTGAACCCCGCGCGCTTCAGCGCGCTGGGCTACAGTGAGTATCGCCCGATCGCGTCGAATGATACCGACGAGGGGCGGGCGCAGAACCGCCGCGTCGAGGTGTTCATTGCGCGCAGTATGCGGTTCAGTCAGGAGGACTCGATCAGTGCCTCCGACGGTCGTGTAACGACGAGTGCGAATGCGCCGTCCGCGACGATGCCGACGGCGACAGGGCAGACATCTCCTGCGGGTACGGCACCGATGGGTGCGGAACAGCGTCCTGCGCCAAGCACGCCGGGGCTGGTACCGACACCGTTGCAACACTGA
- the acpS gene encoding holo-ACP synthase, with translation MILGIGSDIIHIPRVARAIANPRFLERVYTEGERVYAAARGKGMAASLAARFAGKEAVMKAFGTGLRDGRMTEIEILPDALGAPVVHLRGHFAALAAQMGADRVWITLSHERDYATAYCILEGQR, from the coding sequence ATGATCCTCGGAATCGGCAGCGACATCATCCACATCCCGCGCGTGGCGCGTGCGATTGCAAATCCGCGCTTTCTCGAACGCGTCTATACGGAGGGCGAGCGTGTCTATGCCGCCGCGCGCGGGAAGGGGATGGCGGCGAGTCTTGCCGCGCGCTTTGCGGGCAAGGAAGCAGTGATGAAGGCGTTCGGGACGGGGCTGCGCGATGGCAGGATGACGGAGATCGAGATTCTGCCGGATGCGCTCGGCGCGCCTGTGGTACATCTGCGCGGACATTTCGCCGCGCTTGCGGCACAGATGGGTGCGGATCGCGTGTGGATTACGCTCTCTCATGAGCGCGACTACGCGACGGCATATTGTATATTGGAGGGTCAGCGATGA
- a CDS encoding bifunctional ADP-dependent NAD(P)H-hydrate dehydratase/NAD(P)H-hydrate epimerase codes for MNVSFAEDMRRIDAQVVQDYGLPAVALMENAGRRTAEEAAAMIGSAADKAFVVFAGGGNNGGDAFAAARHLVNMGARVKLFFMGEEERLGEAARAMYDALRAMGVEIRPLVSDRDWDRLRVSLRFADAIVDGILGTGTHGALRAPVLRLIEEINAAAKPVMAIDVPSGVEADTGRITAAAVRATRTLALGLPKVGHLLGAGANAAGELLVDDIGIPHALLEGEALRQSLITREAAAKLLPPRARDVHKGSCGRILVLAGSLGMTGAAALAAEAALRIGAGLVTLAVPERIYPVLAAKLTEAMVVPIPDEGAGYFGGIQALEAALALAQNMDAVLVGPGLGRKPETSEFVRLFAADVKAPLVMDADAIAAFIGHLDALRDLPQVPILTPHLGEFAALLGKDAEEVAADLLHEAREAARAHQAVFVVKSACTIVVYPDGDAFFTTCGNAGMATAGAGDVLAGTVVGLMRQMESGMTPIVGVYAHGRAGDLAYERSGNGLLAGDILALLPEALKELG; via the coding sequence ATGAATGTATCGTTTGCAGAGGATATGCGCCGGATTGATGCGCAGGTGGTGCAGGACTACGGGCTGCCTGCAGTCGCCTTGATGGAGAATGCGGGACGGCGGACGGCGGAGGAGGCTGCCGCGATGATCGGCAGCGCAGCGGACAAGGCGTTCGTTGTCTTTGCCGGCGGCGGGAATAACGGCGGCGATGCCTTTGCAGCGGCGCGCCATCTCGTGAATATGGGGGCGCGTGTGAAGCTGTTCTTCATGGGGGAGGAGGAGCGTCTCGGCGAGGCGGCGCGCGCAATGTACGATGCGCTGCGTGCGATGGGCGTGGAGATCCGTCCGCTCGTGAGTGACCGCGACTGGGATCGGCTGCGTGTCTCGCTGCGGTTCGCCGATGCGATTGTGGACGGCATCCTCGGTACGGGGACGCATGGCGCGTTGCGTGCGCCTGTCCTGCGCCTGATTGAGGAGATCAATGCGGCGGCAAAGCCTGTGATGGCGATTGATGTGCCGAGCGGCGTGGAGGCGGACACGGGGCGGATCACAGCCGCTGCCGTACGCGCGACGCGTACACTCGCGCTCGGTCTGCCGAAGGTGGGACATCTCCTCGGCGCGGGGGCGAATGCGGCGGGGGAGCTGCTCGTGGATGATATCGGCATCCCGCATGCCCTGCTTGAAGGGGAGGCGCTGCGCCAATCGCTCATCACGCGTGAGGCTGCGGCGAAGCTCCTGCCCCCGCGTGCACGCGATGTGCACAAGGGCAGCTGCGGGCGCATCCTCGTGCTTGCCGGCTCACTCGGCATGACGGGCGCGGCGGCACTCGCGGCGGAGGCGGCGCTCAGAATCGGTGCGGGGCTGGTGACGCTCGCCGTGCCTGAGCGCATCTATCCCGTGCTTGCGGCGAAGCTGACGGAGGCGATGGTTGTGCCCATACCCGACGAAGGGGCGGGATATTTCGGCGGCATACAGGCGCTTGAGGCGGCGCTTGCGCTCGCGCAGAATATGGACGCAGTGCTCGTGGGGCCGGGGCTTGGGCGTAAGCCTGAGACGAGCGAGTTCGTCCGACTCTTTGCTGCCGATGTGAAGGCGCCGTTGGTGATGGATGCGGATGCAATCGCGGCGTTCATCGGACATCTCGACGCGCTGCGCGATCTGCCGCAGGTGCCGATTCTGACGCCGCATCTCGGTGAGTTCGCGGCGCTGCTCGGCAAGGATGCGGAGGAGGTCGCCGCCGATCTGCTGCATGAGGCGCGGGAGGCGGCGCGCGCGCATCAGGCGGTCTTTGTCGTGAAGAGCGCGTGTACGATTGTGGTCTATCCCGACGGGGATGCGTTCTTTACGACGTGCGGCAATGCGGGCATGGCGACGGCGGGCGCGGGTGATGTGCTCGCGGGTACGGTCGTGGGGCTCATGCGGCAGATGGAGAGCGGGATGACGCCGATTGTCGGCGTGTATGCGCACGGGCGCGCGGGTGATCTGGCATATGAGCGCAGCGGCAATGGGCTGCTCGCGGGGGATATTCTGGCGCTGCTGCCTGAGGCGCTGAAGGAACTTGGTTGA
- a CDS encoding branched-chain amino acid aminotransferase translates to MARADIDWGNLGFAYRALPERYVSNYADGAWDAGGLTSDATVTLSECAGILHYCQEVFEGLKAYETVDGHIVTFRPDLNAARMYASAAYLEMPSFPEERFIEAVDAVVAANRDYVPPYGSDASLYLRPLIFATGEVIGVKPADAYQFRLFATPVGPYFKGGAKPVRLCVSDFDRAAPHGTGHIKAGLNYAMSLHAYMVAHATGFDENMFLDAATRTYVEETGGANFLFVTKDGTVVTPQSESILPSITRRSLVHIAEHILGMKVEERPVAFAELPEFAECGLCGTAAVISPVGSVTHGDEVIAFPSGMEHMGPVLQKLYDTLRGIQLGTVEAPEGWIRRIC, encoded by the coding sequence ATGGCAAGAGCGGATATTGACTGGGGAAATCTCGGGTTTGCGTACCGCGCGCTGCCCGAGCGGTATGTGTCGAACTATGCAGACGGCGCGTGGGATGCGGGCGGGCTCACATCCGATGCGACGGTGACGCTCAGCGAGTGTGCGGGCATTCTGCACTACTGTCAGGAGGTTTTCGAGGGGCTGAAGGCATATGAGACGGTGGACGGGCATATCGTGACGTTCCGCCCCGATCTCAATGCGGCGCGCATGTATGCGTCGGCGGCGTATCTCGAGATGCCCTCGTTCCCCGAGGAGCGATTTATCGAGGCTGTGGATGCGGTGGTCGCGGCAAATCGTGACTATGTGCCGCCGTACGGCTCGGACGCATCGCTCTATCTGCGCCCTCTCATCTTTGCAACGGGCGAGGTGATCGGCGTGAAGCCGGCGGATGCGTACCAGTTCCGCCTCTTTGCAACGCCTGTGGGACCCTACTTCAAGGGCGGCGCGAAGCCCGTGCGCCTCTGCGTGAGCGACTTCGACCGCGCGGCGCCGCACGGGACGGGGCACATCAAGGCGGGGCTGAACTACGCGATGAGTCTGCATGCCTACATGGTAGCGCATGCGACGGGCTTCGATGAGAATATGTTCCTCGATGCGGCGACACGCACGTATGTCGAGGAGACGGGCGGCGCGAACTTCCTCTTCGTGACGAAGGATGGTACGGTGGTGACGCCGCAGTCGGAGTCGATCCTGCCGTCGATCACGCGGCGCTCGCTCGTGCACATCGCGGAGCATATCCTCGGCATGAAGGTGGAGGAGCGCCCCGTTGCATTTGCAGAGCTGCCCGAGTTCGCCGAGTGCGGTCTGTGCGGCACGGCGGCGGTGATCTCACCGGTCGGCTCGGTGACGCACGGCGATGAGGTGATCGCATTCCCGAGCGGGATGGAGCATATGGGGCCGGTTCTCCAAAAACTCTACGATACGCTGCGCGGCATCCAACTCGGGACGGTCGAAGCGCCCGAGGGCTGGATCCGCAGGATCTGCTGA
- the cdaA gene encoding diadenylate cyclase CdaA gives MPLDFTMPTQFRGILSTITLLDILDILIVAFILYRVYVMLEDTRAITLAKGILVLLGVTVVASYFELHVISWLLQKSVTLLFVALPIVFQPELRRALEHLGQGRFFRAGGLMDDEEAQSTIREIRSAVKILSANKIGALLVIERDMGLNDISATGIQIDGLITSDFLMNVFIPNTPLHDGAAVIRGKRLIAAGCLLPLTENRSLSTELGTRHRAAIGLSEQCDALVVVVSEETGTISIAENGRIHRHLDGDQLTHILTPAFAYGARSSILDMIRSWRKK, from the coding sequence ATGCCGCTTGATTTTACGATGCCGACGCAGTTTCGCGGCATTCTGTCGACGATTACGCTGCTGGATATTCTCGATATCCTGATCGTAGCGTTCATTCTCTACCGCGTCTATGTCATGCTCGAGGATACGCGTGCAATCACGCTTGCAAAGGGCATTCTCGTGCTCCTCGGCGTGACGGTGGTCGCGAGCTATTTTGAACTGCATGTGATCTCATGGCTCCTGCAGAAGTCCGTGACGCTGCTCTTTGTCGCGCTGCCGATTGTGTTCCAGCCGGAACTGCGGCGTGCACTCGAGCATCTCGGGCAGGGGCGTTTTTTCCGTGCGGGCGGACTCATGGACGATGAAGAGGCACAGAGTACAATCCGTGAGATTCGCAGCGCGGTGAAGATTCTCTCAGCGAACAAGATTGGCGCCCTGCTCGTCATTGAGCGCGATATGGGGCTGAACGATATCAGCGCGACGGGCATTCAGATTGACGGTCTCATTACGTCGGATTTCCTCATGAATGTGTTCATCCCGAATACTCCCCTGCACGACGGTGCGGCGGTGATTCGCGGCAAGCGCCTGATTGCGGCGGGCTGTCTCCTGCCGCTCACGGAGAACCGTAGTCTCTCGACGGAGCTCGGGACGCGGCACCGCGCCGCGATCGGTCTCTCGGAGCAGTGCGATGCGCTCGTCGTGGTTGTGAGTGAGGAGACGGGGACGATCTCGATCGCCGAGAACGGGCGGATTCACCGTCATCTGGACGGAGATCAGCTGACACATATTTTGACGCCCGCCTTTGCATATGGGGCGCGTTCGTCGATTCTGGATATGATTCGGAGCTGGAGGAAGAAATGA
- a CDS encoding CdaR family protein, with product MMTRLRSIVQHNLPAKIAAIIVAVVLWLYVMNDQNPAIEGSYTVPVTIENAPDGYLMNAAADTVSIRVRAPRSFFVAADRSDFHARVNLADFTEGDRDYTVETTIPYGFELLGVSPDKIMVNLDRLVQKTFRAELTLSGSPASGFTVDRIVQDSEAATVEGPRSLVNQVVHVVGHINLHGQSADDRVTVSLVALNSDGREVAGVTIAPAATEVTVKLARGLTRKVVEVQPRPRSDLPPNLKLEGVSAEPARIEIAGTEDVISKISSISTEEFSLANVRETEKRQVQLALPSGVTVTNPNVTVEIKVGAMK from the coding sequence ATGATGACGAGGCTTCGGAGTATTGTGCAGCACAACCTTCCCGCGAAGATTGCTGCCATCATTGTGGCGGTTGTGCTCTGGCTCTATGTAATGAACGATCAGAACCCCGCGATTGAGGGCAGCTATACGGTGCCGGTGACGATCGAGAATGCGCCGGACGGCTATCTGATGAATGCGGCTGCGGATACGGTGTCGATTCGCGTGCGCGCGCCGCGCTCCTTCTTTGTTGCGGCAGACCGCAGCGATTTCCACGCACGTGTGAATCTCGCTGACTTCACGGAGGGAGACAGGGACTATACGGTTGAAACGACGATTCCGTACGGCTTTGAGTTGCTGGGGGTTTCGCCGGACAAGATTATGGTGAATTTGGATCGTCTGGTACAAAAGACGTTCAGGGCGGAGCTGACGCTCAGCGGTTCGCCTGCGTCGGGCTTTACGGTGGATAGGATTGTGCAGGACAGTGAGGCTGCAACGGTCGAGGGGCCGCGCAGTCTCGTCAATCAGGTTGTGCACGTTGTAGGGCATATCAATCTGCATGGGCAGTCTGCCGATGATCGTGTGACAGTGAGTCTGGTCGCGTTGAACAGCGATGGACGTGAGGTTGCGGGGGTGACGATTGCGCCCGCCGCGACAGAGGTCACGGTGAAGCTGGCGCGCGGCCTCACACGCAAGGTGGTCGAGGTGCAGCCGCGCCCGCGTAGTGACCTCCCGCCGAATCTGAAACTCGAAGGGGTCAGCGCCGAGCCGGCGCGCATTGAGATCGCGGGCACAGAGGATGTGATCAGCAAGATCTCGAGCATCAGTACGGAGGAGTTCTCTCTCGCAAATGTGCGTGAGACGGAGAAGCGACAGGTGCAGCTTGCACTGCCCTCCGGTGTGACGGTGACGAACCCGAATGTGACGGTGGAGATTAAAGTTGGAGCAATGAAATGA